Proteins from a genomic interval of Psychrobacter fulvigenes:
- the serS gene encoding serine--tRNA ligase: MIDPKLLRGDLSELQQQLATRGYELDMSFWQTIENERKSLQVKTEELQARRNAGAKQVGALKKSGEDASALLSEMQSVSGEIKAAEDELRTLQERITQAALQIPNLPAAGTPVGNSEDDNLEVRKWGTLREFDFEIKDHTHIGETLGMLDFEAAAKITGSRFNVLKGQLAQLHRALIQFMLNTHTIKYGYTETYVPYIVNSESLKGTGQLPKFEDDLFKLTNHTHNDGTDFYLIPTAEVPMTNLVRGERLDIKELPLKFTAHTPCFRSEAGSHGRDTRGLIRQHQFEKVEMVNIASAEQSDELLEAMTGQAEDILQQLNLPYRVVQLCTGDMGFSAQKTYDIEVWLPSQDTYREISSCSNCGDFQARRMGTRVKDGKQTSLAHTLNGSGLAVGRTLLAVMENHQNADGSITIPEVLRPFMGGVKTILA; the protein is encoded by the coding sequence ATGATCGATCCAAAACTATTACGTGGTGACTTAAGCGAATTACAGCAGCAATTGGCCACTCGTGGCTACGAGCTTGATATGAGTTTTTGGCAAACCATCGAAAATGAGCGTAAATCGTTACAAGTGAAAACGGAAGAGCTGCAAGCGCGTCGTAATGCTGGCGCAAAACAAGTGGGCGCGCTAAAAAAATCGGGCGAAGATGCAAGTGCGCTGCTCAGCGAGATGCAAAGCGTCAGCGGTGAGATAAAAGCGGCTGAAGACGAGCTGCGCACCTTACAAGAGCGGATTACCCAAGCCGCCTTACAAATTCCGAATTTACCAGCAGCAGGTACACCAGTCGGTAATTCTGAGGACGATAACTTAGAAGTACGCAAATGGGGCACATTGCGTGAGTTTGATTTTGAGATCAAAGACCATACTCATATTGGTGAGACTTTGGGTATGCTTGATTTTGAAGCAGCCGCGAAGATTACGGGTAGTCGTTTCAATGTTTTAAAAGGCCAGCTTGCGCAGCTGCATCGTGCATTGATTCAATTTATGCTAAATACTCATACCATCAAGTACGGTTATACCGAAACTTATGTGCCTTATATTGTTAATAGTGAAAGCCTAAAAGGCACCGGTCAGTTACCTAAGTTTGAAGATGATTTGTTTAAACTCACCAACCACACTCATAATGATGGCACCGACTTTTATTTGATTCCAACGGCGGAAGTGCCAATGACCAACTTGGTACGCGGCGAGCGTTTGGATATCAAAGAGCTGCCACTAAAGTTCACCGCGCATACGCCATGCTTCCGTAGTGAGGCAGGCTCGCACGGTCGTGATACTCGTGGTCTGATCCGTCAGCATCAATTCGAAAAAGTTGAGATGGTCAATATTGCCAGTGCTGAGCAATCAGATGAGCTGCTTGAGGCGATGACTGGACAAGCAGAAGACATCTTGCAGCAGCTAAATCTGCCGTACCGTGTGGTACAGCTCTGCACGGGTGATATGGGCTTTAGCGCGCAAAAAACCTATGACATCGAAGTTTGGTTACCGAGCCAAGATACCTATCGTGAAATCTCAAGCTGCTCTAACTGTGGCGACTTCCAAGCACGCCGTATGGGTACGCGAGTCAAAGACGGCAAGCAAACCAGTCTGGCACATACGTTAAATGGTTCAGGTCTAGCGGTAGGGCGTACCTTACTTGCGGTGATGGAAAACCATCAAAACGCTGATGGTAGTATCACCATTCCAGAAGTATTGCGTCCGTTTATGGGCGGTGTTAAAACTATTTTAGCTTAA
- the tkt gene encoding transketolase yields the protein MSAPISERKLANAIRVLSFDAVQKANSGHPGAPMGMADIAEVLWRKFLKHNPADPNWHNRDRFVLSNGHGSMLIYSLLHLSGYDVSIDDLKGFRQLHSKTPGHPELGYTPGVETTTGPLGQGIANAVGFAIAEKTLAAQFNRDGHNIVDHHTYAFLGDGCLMEGISHEVCSLAGTLELGKLVFFYDDNGISIDGDVEGWFTDDTGARFEAYGWQVIKVDGHDADAITQATEQALKETTKPSLIICKTIIGVGSPNKQGLAASHGAPLGDDEIALTRDALSWKHAPFELDDEIYEAWDAKAKGDVQQKNWDADFEAYKNAYPELASELLRRLNGELPADFDKQAKDYIQQTQEQGGDVASRKASQNAINTLQPLLPELLGGSADLAGSNLTLFKDAKGIETDSDGNYIYYGVREFGMTAIANGIALHGGFIPYVATFLMFMEYARNAVRMGALMKQRIIHVYTHDSIGLGEDGPTHQPVEQLTSLRTTPNLRTWRPCDATESATAWVEAIKSENNPSALIFSRQSLPHQQRDSEQVANITKGGYVLANEQGELKAIIIATGSEVGLAMEAYATLSENGVGVRVVSMPCAEIFMEQDASYRETVLPANTRARVAVEAAHVDYWYKFVGLDGKVIGMTTYGESAPASDLYKEFGITTEAVVDAVNSLV from the coding sequence ATGTCAGCTCCAATTAGTGAACGTAAATTAGCCAATGCCATCCGTGTACTGTCGTTTGATGCGGTACAAAAAGCCAACTCTGGACATCCAGGTGCGCCGATGGGAATGGCCGATATTGCCGAAGTTTTGTGGCGTAAGTTTTTGAAGCACAATCCAGCTGACCCTAACTGGCACAACCGTGACCGCTTTGTGTTATCGAACGGTCATGGCTCGATGCTTATCTATTCATTACTCCATTTATCTGGCTATGATGTCAGCATCGATGATTTAAAAGGCTTCCGTCAACTGCATTCAAAGACCCCAGGCCATCCAGAGCTTGGCTATACGCCAGGTGTTGAGACGACCACCGGGCCACTAGGTCAAGGTATCGCCAATGCGGTTGGTTTTGCTATCGCTGAGAAGACCTTAGCCGCACAGTTCAACCGTGACGGACATAACATCGTCGACCACCATACTTATGCGTTTTTGGGTGACGGTTGTCTGATGGAAGGTATCAGCCATGAAGTTTGCTCACTGGCTGGCACGCTAGAGCTTGGTAAATTAGTATTCTTCTATGATGATAACGGTATCTCCATCGATGGTGATGTCGAAGGTTGGTTCACTGATGACACTGGGGCACGCTTTGAAGCTTATGGCTGGCAAGTCATCAAAGTCGATGGCCATGACGCTGATGCTATCACGCAAGCCACTGAGCAAGCGCTCAAAGAGACCACTAAGCCAAGCTTAATCATCTGCAAAACTATCATCGGTGTCGGTAGCCCAAATAAGCAAGGCTTAGCGGCTAGCCATGGTGCCCCGTTAGGTGATGATGAAATCGCTCTGACTCGTGATGCCTTATCTTGGAAGCATGCACCGTTTGAATTAGATGATGAAATCTATGAAGCGTGGGATGCTAAAGCCAAAGGCGATGTACAACAAAAGAACTGGGATGCCGACTTTGAAGCTTATAAAAATGCCTATCCAGAATTGGCAAGTGAGCTACTACGCCGCTTAAATGGCGAATTGCCAGCGGATTTTGACAAGCAAGCAAAGGACTATATCCAACAAACTCAAGAGCAGGGTGGTGATGTTGCCAGCCGTAAAGCCAGTCAAAACGCGATTAACACGCTACAGCCATTATTGCCTGAATTATTGGGCGGTTCAGCAGATCTCGCTGGCTCCAACCTCACACTATTTAAAGATGCGAAAGGCATTGAGACTGATAGCGATGGCAACTATATCTATTACGGAGTGCGCGAGTTCGGCATGACGGCGATTGCCAATGGTATCGCGCTACATGGCGGCTTTATCCCTTACGTGGCGACGTTCCTGATGTTTATGGAATACGCGCGTAACGCCGTGCGTATGGGCGCCTTGATGAAGCAGCGCATCATCCACGTCTACACCCATGACTCTATCGGTCTGGGTGAAGATGGCCCAACGCATCAGCCAGTTGAGCAATTGACTAGCCTGCGTACCACGCCAAATCTACGTACATGGCGTCCTTGTGACGCGACCGAATCTGCTACTGCTTGGGTAGAAGCGATTAAGTCAGAAAATAATCCATCCGCGCTCATCTTTAGCCGTCAAAGCTTGCCACACCAGCAGCGTGACAGCGAGCAAGTCGCTAATATCACCAAAGGTGGTTATGTACTAGCCAATGAGCAAGGCGAGCTAAAAGCCATCATCATTGCGACCGGTTCAGAAGTTGGCTTAGCTATGGAAGCGTATGCAACGTTGAGCGAAAATGGCGTTGGCGTCCGTGTGGTATCTATGCCCTGTGCCGAGATTTTCATGGAGCAAGACGCCAGCTATCGTGAAACGGTATTGCCGGCCAATACCCGTGCTCGCGTCGCTGTCGAAGCCGCGCATGTGGACTACTGGTATAAGTTCGTTGGTCTCGATGGCAAAGTCATCGGCATGACCACTTATGGCGAGTCCGCGCCTGCAAGCGACTTGTATAAAGAGTTTGGTATTACTACTGAGGCTGTGGTTGATGCGGTAAATAGCTTGGTTTAA
- a CDS encoding IS256 family transposase, variant Zn-binding type codes for MFARNQRYESKNCPFCSNKHTKKNGRKLGKQQYQCLSCKRQFLGGTRLNNQMLWTEYTQGKQTYKQLADKYHCSLKTIQRRLDKVSIEYQIKRPKRANIIMDTTYFGRGFGLMVFMDNATRMVLHYAIVSHETNSAYKQGVDYLKVLGIDIQSITCDARRGLRTLFTSTPCQMCQFHQIQIVTRYLTRRPKNIASIELRQLTLTLTQLDKAAFIKCLDHWYLTYEAYLNPSSG; via the coding sequence ATATTTGCAAGGAATCAACGCTATGAATCAAAAAACTGCCCTTTTTGTAGTAATAAACACACTAAAAAGAATGGACGCAAACTAGGCAAACAACAGTACCAATGCCTATCTTGCAAACGGCAGTTTTTAGGGGGCACAAGACTCAATAACCAAATGCTTTGGACTGAATATACGCAAGGGAAACAGACGTATAAACAACTGGCTGACAAGTACCACTGTAGTCTTAAAACCATTCAAAGACGCTTAGACAAAGTGAGTATTGAGTACCAAATCAAACGACCTAAGCGTGCTAATATCATCATGGACACGACCTATTTTGGCCGTGGGTTTGGTCTCATGGTATTTATGGACAACGCCACTAGAATGGTTCTCCATTACGCTATAGTCAGTCATGAAACCAATAGTGCCTATAAGCAAGGGGTTGATTACTTAAAGGTGCTAGGCATTGATATACAAAGCATCACCTGTGATGCTAGACGAGGACTTAGAACGCTATTTACCAGTACTCCTTGTCAGATGTGCCAGTTTCATCAGATACAAATAGTGACTCGCTACCTGACTCGTCGCCCTAAGAATATCGCTAGCATTGAGCTTAGGCAGCTTACTTTGACCCTAACACAGCTTGATAAAGCCGCGTTCATAAAGTGCTTAGATCACTGGTACCTGACTTACGAAGCCTATCTCAACCCCAGTTCGGGATAA
- a CDS encoding Dps family protein — MSNTDNATNQIGLEKADMGEVITKLNSLLSSYHIFYINVRGYHWNVKGEHFFSLHQQFEELYTNLQVEIDEIAERILTLGGTPLHAYSDFAQHASIKEDKNVKDGNACMKGAVSGLQALIEEQREVSALAEKAEDQGTADLVDDYVQQQEKLVWMYNAFLG; from the coding sequence ATGAGTAATACTGATAATGCTACTAATCAAATCGGACTAGAAAAAGCAGATATGGGTGAAGTAATCACTAAATTGAATAGCCTATTATCAAGCTATCACATATTCTATATCAACGTACGTGGTTATCACTGGAACGTAAAAGGTGAGCACTTCTTCTCACTACATCAACAGTTTGAAGAGCTATATACCAATCTACAAGTAGAGATTGATGAAATCGCTGAGCGTATCTTGACGTTAGGTGGCACTCCTTTACATGCTTACAGTGACTTTGCACAACATGCCAGTATTAAAGAAGATAAAAATGTCAAAGATGGCAACGCTTGTATGAAAGGTGCGGTTAGCGGCCTGCAAGCTCTGATTGAAGAGCAGCGTGAAGTGTCAGCGTTGGCAGAAAAAGCAGAAGACCAAGGTACTGCTGACCTAGTTGACGATTATGTACAGCAGCAAGAAAAGCTGGTTTGGATGTACAATGCCTTTTTGGGTTAA
- a CDS encoding DUF2057 family protein: MKTSASLLKKLTISTLLIGASSVSMLSHAAVTLLVDDNIKVTAINGQELKQSVFQPLTKEFTLQPGKHVITAKYDRLYNLRRDEHDYLRSGNVSVAAEMMDNQTYRLTMPNQPEDYAAAKEYAEKPTLAVQQGNTVIASQQSVSSGGGLFSGLGNALGGVFSGGGDAQLQNQRAIAALDQPSTTNQTVVTQTSSTVTSASTLDQFMQLWLKATPTEREKIRQWIQQ, encoded by the coding sequence ATGAAAACATCTGCCTCTTTGCTCAAAAAGCTAACCATTAGTACGCTATTAATTGGCGCAAGCTCAGTATCCATGCTCTCTCATGCAGCAGTCACGCTGCTAGTGGATGACAATATTAAAGTGACCGCGATTAATGGTCAGGAGCTCAAGCAAAGCGTCTTTCAGCCATTGACCAAAGAGTTTACTTTGCAGCCAGGTAAGCATGTCATTACTGCTAAATACGACCGTCTATATAACTTGCGCCGTGATGAACATGATTATCTGCGCTCAGGAAATGTTAGTGTCGCGGCAGAAATGATGGACAATCAAACATATCGCTTAACGATGCCTAACCAACCAGAAGACTATGCGGCAGCGAAAGAGTATGCAGAAAAGCCAACTCTAGCTGTACAGCAAGGTAATACAGTTATTGCAAGCCAGCAAAGTGTCTCTAGCGGTGGCGGACTGTTTTCAGGATTAGGTAATGCGCTCGGCGGTGTGTTCAGTGGCGGCGGTGATGCTCAGCTCCAAAACCAACGTGCTATCGCTGCCTTAGATCAGCCATCTACCACCAATCAGACAGTGGTGACACAGACTTCTAGTACAGTAACTTCTGCGAGCACATTGGATCAGTTTATGCAGCTATGGCTCAAAGCGACTCCTACCGAACGCGAAAAAATTCGTCAGTGGATTCAACAGTAA
- the hda gene encoding DnaA regulatory inactivator Hda: MAEAQLSLNLDIKHDASLSDFSGPGWMSIIDAVRQLHVGLIRQLYLFGSPATGKSHLLSAICESFLDMDKSAICLSLNELIHTDVNVLSSLENFDVIAIDDIEVLEHSTEWQVALFHLINRSREGQRQLIFAANKPAGELPFQLTDLLSRLSQAPAFKVPNGHDLADRQALLQSILRRRGWQFDERIIDHLLNDGPHRIGAMMEVLNYIQPMFSNLGRSNISKAVISDALRTIDEQTLVAELADINQETQNDNKIDSQDNHTMSLDF; the protein is encoded by the coding sequence ATGGCAGAAGCGCAGCTAAGTCTCAATCTGGACATCAAGCATGATGCGAGTCTCAGTGACTTTTCTGGTCCAGGTTGGATGTCGATTATTGATGCAGTGCGGCAATTACATGTCGGCCTGATTCGTCAACTGTACCTATTTGGTAGCCCTGCTACTGGCAAATCTCACCTTTTATCTGCTATTTGCGAATCGTTTCTGGATATGGATAAGTCGGCGATTTGTCTGTCACTCAACGAGCTTATACATACTGATGTCAATGTATTGTCTTCTTTAGAGAACTTCGATGTCATTGCTATTGATGATATAGAAGTTCTCGAGCATAGTACCGAGTGGCAAGTAGCTTTGTTTCACCTGATTAATCGTAGCCGTGAAGGTCAGCGTCAATTGATATTTGCAGCCAATAAGCCTGCTGGTGAGCTGCCGTTTCAGCTAACAGATTTACTGAGCCGTTTGTCACAAGCACCTGCTTTTAAAGTGCCCAATGGTCATGATTTGGCTGACCGCCAAGCATTACTGCAGTCTATATTACGTCGGCGTGGTTGGCAGTTTGATGAACGTATTATCGATCATTTACTCAATGATGGTCCGCATCGTATAGGGGCAATGATGGAAGTGCTGAATTATATCCAGCCAATGTTTTCTAACCTTGGACGTAGTAATATATCTAAGGCTGTTATCAGTGATGCACTGCGTACTATCGATGAGCAGACACTTGTCGCTGAACTTGCTGATATCAATCAGGAAACACAAAATGATAATAAAATAGACAGTCAGGATAATCACACGATGTCGTTAGATTTTTAA
- a CDS encoding YcxB family protein yields MALYPYTLQPIALNLTEAEFHQAQYELFASASPSFGLSGIKMKEWIIMAVVVALAIAGLVFVSGYSTIIFWVMLAAVVIYLLVRTLGFKWYVKREFDKQVAEQQMPDEMRQMKLGVQKHGLVMAMPVNQPDLMQNPQMRGMQMRAGSTQQAVVPWSAIKSWDETDDYIFMMFEMKGQQGSQIIPKRLKAQKFPLDTVRQHLLEVIPVKGLNPEKLQPPA; encoded by the coding sequence ATGGCCTTGTACCCTTATACCTTACAACCGATTGCCTTAAATCTAACCGAGGCCGAATTTCACCAAGCACAATATGAGCTATTTGCCAGTGCTAGCCCCTCTTTTGGTCTATCTGGCATCAAGATGAAAGAGTGGATCATTATGGCTGTAGTCGTGGCGCTCGCGATTGCAGGACTGGTCTTTGTCTCAGGCTACTCAACAATTATTTTTTGGGTGATGCTAGCAGCAGTCGTGATTTACCTTTTAGTTCGTACTCTTGGCTTTAAATGGTATGTCAAAAGAGAGTTTGATAAGCAAGTCGCTGAGCAACAAATGCCAGACGAGATGCGTCAGATGAAACTTGGTGTACAAAAGCACGGCTTGGTCATGGCAATGCCCGTCAACCAACCAGATCTTATGCAAAACCCGCAAATGCGCGGTATGCAGATGCGCGCAGGCTCGACACAACAAGCGGTCGTTCCATGGAGTGCCATCAAGAGCTGGGATGAAACTGACGATTATATCTTTATGATGTTTGAAATGAAGGGTCAACAAGGCAGCCAGATCATACCTAAGCGCTTAAAAGCACAAAAATTTCCGCTTGATACCGTTCGTCAGCACTTACTGGAAGTCATTCCTGTTAAAGGTCTAAACCCTGAGAAGTTGCAGCCACCTGCATAA